The segment GAGGTCCAGGCAACGGGTGACGGACTGACGCTGACGACTCTCAACTGCTAGGCCAGAAGCGCTCCGGTGCCAATGCTTGCCCCCAAGACGACCCAACTGTGGAAAGCAGAAGTGTGGACACGACGAGCTTCATTGTTGAGACCATCGTCTCGGGCGCAATCTTTTGGCTGTTCAGATGGGCCAAAGCACAGCGCCTTTAACTCGCAAAAGCGCTAGCCTAAGGCATTGTTATGATATACTTTAGAGAGGAGAGATTCCATGAAACGTTTCTGTTTTATGATCTCCTTCTTGGGGATCATTTTTGTTCCTTCAGCACAGGCTCTCAACCTTGTGCTCAATCCCAGTTTTGAGGAGACGCCGATCCTTGGCTTTGGCCAATCGGACGTTGCTGCGGACGAGTCGAAGATGATTCGGCTCGATCCCGCTACCGAATTTTACACTTCCAGCATCTCGGGCGTTCCCCACTGGGTGAACGGCCTGAACAGTGACCAGGCCAGCGATTCGGGCATCTCGCGAATCCTGGGAATCAGCCCGATTGAGGGCGAGCGCTATGCCTTCATTAACAATTGGAATCGGCGCTTCAGCCAGGTGCTGGCCCACACGGTGGCCGTCGGTGAAACGTACCAGGCAACTGTCTGGGTCGGATCACTGGTGGATGACGCCCGTTGCGGACGGATCTCGCTCGTAGCCGGGGACCTGAACCCCACCGATGCAGATCTCTTCGCGCCAGGATCGATCATTCTCAGCGAAAAGACTGCAGGCACTGCCAGCTGGACTTGGTTCCAGCCGTCAGTGATCCTGCCCGGCGTCGGCTGGAACCGGGTGGATCTTATCTACACCGTCCTTCCGGGCGATGCCGCGATCGGAAAGCCGCTCATGATCTCGCTTCTCACCGAGGCCGAGTCCGTGGGCCCAGTCCAGTTTGACGCCGTCAGCGTGACGGTCGTCCCCGAGCCCGCGTCTCTCGCGGCACTCGGACTTGGCTTCGTCGCGCTTCTCAGTCGCAGAGCGCGGCGTTGATGCCACCCTCCGGTCGCCCAACCCCAATTGGGCGACCGGTCTACATTCCCTCAGTAGCGGAAATCGTTGTCCACGGTGATTCCACGTACCCAGTCCAAACCCCCGAAAGGTCGTCCATTGCCTCGATGCGGTTCTGATACACCGCCCTCAGGTCCCATTCACCGGACCCCAAACCGGTCTCACGGACAATCTCTGCAATGGACCGACGGCCAACCTGGCGGCTGGCGCCAGGGTCAAGCTCCACACAGCGCAATACCGGCGCGGCCGCTCGCGGCGCAGGTGTTGGTCGCCAAGTCCGAATTGAACCTGAAGCTTGGCGAGCTTCGTAGACCACGCATTTCTCGCCGAAAATCGAATCGGCTGGCCAGAGTCTGAGCACAGAAGTCGACTCGTTCTTCAGCGTCACAAAGACGCCGTCGTCCACCACGCTCAGTTGAAGTGAGGCGACCGGGTTCATCAGTCGGATCAGGGCCAGGACTGTCGTAACCACGGCAAGTCCGGGGCGGACTGAGTCCGCCACGATTTAAAGGTCATCGACGCGATCGGGCGCGTCGACGAAGTACCAAGGCACCCATCGCCACGGCGACCGTGATCAGCGATGCCGGCTCTGGCACCGAGGAGAAGGTCAGTTGGCAATTTTGATCGCCGGGAATGACCGACCACTCCTTGAATGATGCTGGTCCCATGCCGAGCGCCCCATTGAAGATGCCCGCGGTCGCGGCGGTGTTGCTCAGCGCTGCGGGAGCGATTCCCGTCACCCCGCCCGTCGCACTCACGCAGAATCCCCACGTGAAGCCACCCATGTACGAGGCCTTCTTGGTCGTCGTGTCGATGCACACGACGGCAGTCCAAGCGCAGAAGTACATCGGCCCAAACGGACCCCAGCCAGTAGGCGAGTCGTTGAAGAACTTCCCCTTGCCTCCCTGCCGGTTCGTGTCGCTCGCGCGGTCCGCGGCGGAGTTGTAGGTCACGTCGTACCATGGGTTGTTGTCCCACGGTCCGCCCGGCTGAGTTGGCTGTGGGTCGATGAAGTCACCCACCGGATAGCCTGGCACATCGTCCTTTCGAGTCGTTCCATCACCCCTTTTCAGCAGAATTCGCTGCAGCCACCGCACGTTTGCGTCGGGGCACCAAGGTGAAGGGCCCTGGTCATAGGTGGCCTGAATGTTGACGCCGCCCTGCGCGGTCGAAGGCGTGAACTGAGTCACGTTCAGCGTCTGAGCCGAGCTCACCTGTAGCAAGACAATCGTCAGGGCCACCGGCCCGTACATTGCGTATCTAAGTTTCACAAGATCCTCCTCTCACCGCCAGCAAAATTGGCAGACACTGTATAATAGTCCAGGACAACGAAAAGTGATTACGGGGGCGCAAGAAAAAGCACTAACCATCACTTGAGTAAAGAGATCGTCGTATTCTATATACAATCACTGCTGGCTAACCGAGTCATGAGAACTTGAGCCAGAGAAGCGAACTCGAACCCGTCCGCCTCGAACAGGGATCCAAAGACGGGCTCCGGGAAGTAGATCGGAACTCGGAACTTGCGCCCGGGGAAAATCGGTTCAAGACCTCGCAGAAGCTGGCGTAACTTGGTTTCATCATCCTCGCCGCTAAGAAGCATCGACCGCGTCACCAGTTCACCGTTCTCCGTGGGGAAGACGGCTGAATACAGTCCGTCCACCGCAAACGCCCGGGTCGGAGTGGCCATCTGCGCCACCGTCGCGCCGCGCATCTCCCAGGGAGTGCCGGACTCGTCGCGCCCCAGCGCCGCCCGCGCCATCTCCTCAAATCGGACTTCACGGAATCGCCCTGCATCACCGGCAGCCAGCGATCGACTCGCGCCGATGAGGCGACACTGCACCGTAAACCCAAACCTCTCATAGAACCGGATGGCCCCGGTGTTCGATTCGATCGCCTCGAGCACGATCGAATCGTCGCCTCTCTCCGCGCTCGTCTGTAACATTCGAGTCATAAGCTCGCTGCCCACACCCGTCGCTCGGTGGGAAGGCGCAACGGCCATCGCGGCGACGCGGCACTCACGCCCACGACGATTCACGAGCAGCATCCCGACGATCTCGGAGTTCTCAACCGCAATCTGACTCGATGCGAGGTCGAGAGTATCACGCATCGCAAGTTCGCCGAGCACAACGCCCGGGAGCTGGATGGGAATCACATACCCCTCGAAACACCGACCGAACGCCTCGGCAAGGGTCTCTATTGAAAATCCAAGACCGTTCTCAATGTCCATCGCCAGCCACTACTCAGTGGCGGCGGCTTCGCGTTCCCGGCGTCGCGCTCGTTTCCGTTTCCAATTCTCAAACCCGGAATCGCCGTGCAGATTGAAGACGTACTCAATCACCTTGCCGAGAGTGACCAAGCCGACGAACGCCACGGGCCAAATGCTCCAACTCAGCGGATGCGACAGTCTGAATCCACCCATGAAGAAGTCGATACCAATCATGAGCACGCAAAAGCCGACCGCGCCGCGGACGTCTTCAATAACTTTCGAGTAGCGATATCGCTTCCACTCGCGCCGAAGCTCAGTATCCTGGGCCCGCTGCAGCGCAGTGGCTCGGTCACTCTCCAGTTGGGTGATCGCCGCTTCGACGGACTCGGGTTGAATTCCAAGCTCACCGGCCGCTTTCAGCAACTCGGAACGGCTCAGGGTGTTCGAGCTCGTGTCAAGCTGAACCGCACGCCGCAGAATCTCCTCGGCGTCGTCCGGCTCAAACCGCTGATCGCCAGACATCAGAACGCGCCCCGGACCGTGTACCACTTGATCACGTCTGCTCGGAGGATCCCGTCCGCAATAAGCGGATCCCTGCGAATCGCAGCTTTCACCTTTGCGACATCCGACTCATAGAAGATCGCGAACTCCAGACGATCTTCCTTGTCCTCAACTTCCCCCACAATTGCTAAGGTCTTCGACTGTCGCAGCATCATCCAAATCTGCTGGTGCGCCTCCCTCCGATCGCGAAACTGTCGCGCATCCCACTTTGGTCCTTTCCGGATCCACGCCACAGTGTACGGAGCGATTTTGCTTGGGTCGATAGGCTTCGATTCAAAGCCGAACGGTTCGGTCCACCACCGCCAATGCTCGGAATTCATGATTCCGGTCTGCATCAATGGATCGTTCTTGAAGCAGTCACGGGCGTGCTTCAAGGTCGGCACCGTCAATACAGCGATGCCACGCAGTTGCGGATCTTCGAGCGGACCCGCCAAGGCCAGTTTCCCTTGCTGCTGCAACGTCGCCAGATTGCTGATGTGCCGGGCCTGCATCTCACCCAGTTGCTTCGGCGTGAACTTGCCCGTCGGCGTCGAACCGGACATCAGCACGGTCAGATAACTCTTTGTCCGCTTGGCTGGCTTGGCATCGACCGCCAACGAGCCCGCGACAACCATGCAAGCTAAAACCGCAATGAACCGCATGCGTACAGTGTAGCGGCACATCAAACAGGTGTACAAGTGAATAGGCCTAAAGCGCGGTACCATCACCCCGTGATTGCTCGTCTGCGCGGGGATGTGATCGAATCGGGGGGAGGCCGACTGACCATGGATGTCGGCGGAGTCGGCTATGAGGTGATTGTGCCTGAGTCCGTGCTCGTCCAAGTCCCGCCAGCCGGGGTGTCGATCACGCTGCTCATTCGCCAAACATTCCGCGAAGACGGCACGTACCTATACGGCTTCCTTGAGCCATTTCAGCGTCGGCTCTTCGACTTGCTAACCGACGTCAAGGGGTGCGGTCCCAAGATTGCCCTCGCGCTCATCGGCGAACTGGGCGAAGAGACCGTCGCCAACGCCATCGCAACACAAGACGCCAAGCTCCTGGCCCGCGCGACCGGCGTCGGACCGCGCCTCGGTGAGCGCATCATCCTTGAGTTGCGCGACCGTATTCAGGAAGAGCAATTCACCCGCAAGATCACGACCGCCGTGGTGGGGTCGGTGCCCACATCAAGTGGCGGCGATGAGCTGATCGAAGCGCTTGTGGCGCTCGGATATCGTCGGTCCGATGCCGAAGCCGCCGCTGCCCCCGCGCGTGAAGAGGCCAGCGGCATCCAAGACCAGATTCGAGCCGCGCTGAGGTTGCTGAAGAAATGAGCCGCGAGAACGAACTGGTGGTGCCCGAGCAACGGACCGAAGATGGAGTGCTCGATCTCTCGCTGCGACCGCGCAGCCTCGCGGAGTTCGTAGGCCAAGAGAAGCTGAAGGAGAACCTGCAAGTCTTTTTGACCGCCGCCAAGCAGCGTGGTGAACCGCTGGATCACGTCCTCCTCTACGGTCCTCCCGGGCTGGGCAAAACGACCATCGCCCACATCGCCGCGACCGAGATGGGGGCGACCCTGCACGTCACCAGCGGCCCAGCGATTGAGCGCGCGGGAGACCTCGTGGGCATCCTCACCAACCTGGAACCGGGCGCGGTCCTCTTCATCGACGAGATCCACCGCCTGAACCGCATGGTCGAGGAAATCCTGTACCCCGCGATGGAGGACTGCAAGGTCGATATCATGATCGGCAAGGGTCCAGCCGCCCGCTCAATCCGCCTGGATGTCCCGCGATTCACCGTCATCGGCGCCACGACCCGTCAGGGCCTCCTTACTGGTCCGCTTCGCGACCGATTCGGCATCGTGTCGCACTTCCAGTTTTACGACGAGTCGGCACTACACCAGATCGTGTGCCGCTCGGCCTCGATCCTTGGCTATCGCATCGACGAAGAAGGAGCGCATGAGATCGCCCGCCGCTCGCGGGGAACTCCGCGTATCGCCAACCGGCTCCTGCGCCGGGTTCGAGATTTTGCCCAGGTCGACGGCCTCGAGTCGATCGACAAAGCCAGTGCGGACCGAGCGTTGGGCGCGCTGGAAGTCGATGCCGCGGGTCTGGACCGCTTGGACCGGGAGCTCCTGCGAGCCATGATTCTCAAGTACGACGGCGGTCCGGTTGGGCTAGAGACGCTCGCCGCAACCATCGGCGAGGACGCCGGGACCATTGAGGACGTCTACGAGCCGTACCTCATGCAGCAGGGCTTGATCAAGCGCACCCCGCGGGGCCGCATGGCCACCGCCGGAGCGTACGCCCACCTTGGAATCGCCGCTCCCAAGGGCGGACTCTTCGAAGGCGAGTAGCCGATTACCAGCCGCGAACGGCGAGCAGTTCGCCTTCCGGCAAGCTGCTGCAGTTGATGCCCACCATCGGTTCGCCCAAGTTGCGGCTGATCTCTGCAAGCCGCTTCGGCTGATCGTAGAACATCACTGCCTCGACGATAGCGCGGGCGCGCTTCGCTGGGTCGCCACTCTTGAAGATGCCCGAACCCACGAAAACGGTCTCTGCGCCGAGCTGCATCATAAGCGAGGCGTCGGCCGGAGTCGCGATGCCACCGGCGCTGAAATTCGGCACCGGCAACCGACCCTTCACGTGGACCTCTTGGACGAGCTCAAGCGGAGCCTGAAGCTCCTTGGCGAGGACGTAGAGCTCATCGGGGCGCGCGTTTGCGACCCGTCGGATTTCGCTCATGATGGTGCGCATGTGTCGCACGGCTTCGATGACGTCGCCCGTGCCCGCTTCTCCCTTCGTACGGATCATTGCCGCACCTTCGGCGCAGCGTCGAAGCGCCTCGCCCAGGTTGCGAGCTCCGCACACAAACGGAACGGTAAACGGATGCTTGTCGACGTGATTGTCTGGATCGGCGGGGGTCAGAACTTCGCTCTCGTCGATGAAATCAATCTCCAGCGATTCCAGGATCTGCGCCTCAGCGAAATGCCCGATGCGACACTTGGCCATCACGGGAATGGTGACGACTTCCTTGATCCCAAGGATCATTTCCGGGTCGCTCATGCGTGCAACACCACCGTCTCGGCGGATGTCAGCAGGGACTCTTTCCAGCGCCATGACCGCAATTGCGCCAGCATCTTGGGCAATTTTCGCCTGCTCAGGATTGACGACGTCCATGATGACGCCACCCTTGAGCATCTCGGCCAAACCGACCTTCTCGCGCCAGGTCTTCACCGGCATAGACGATCCACTGGAACTGTTTTTCATGGTGTGGTCCAAAGAGAGCATTCGCGACCCAAAGCACGGGTCTAGCTACATCTTTCTACGCCGAAGGATACCCGGTTCAACTCACTTGACTCTGATGCGGGGCCGTATACTCAGCCTGTTGGCCGACATGCTTCCTCCGATCACGACTGAAGAACTCGCCGCGCTCGCGCACAGCGAGGGGCTCGCGCCAATCCCCGCCAATCTGGAGCGTGTCGCGCGCGAGGTCGGTGCTGAGCTCGCACGATGGGCCTTTACCCAGTGGCAGTTGCGAGGGCGAGGCGCGGCTAAGTTCGCACGCAGCCACGAGATGCTTTTCGTCCGGGAAGCACTAGAGCAAGCCACCCACGAGACGCTCGCCGCCTGGCACAGTTCGCGTTTCTGCACGAGCGGAGTCTTTGACATGACCTGCGGCATCGGGGCAGACCTCATCGCTCTGGCTGCTCGCGGCCCGGCCTTCGGCGCGGAGTTAGACCCTGAACGCGCGCGCTACGCTCAACATAACTTGCATGTGCACGATCTCCACGCCGCCGTCCACCTGGGCGATTGTTTGCTTGTGAAGTCCGACGCCGATTGCGCCTGGTGCGACCCCGCGCGACGTGCTGAAGGTCGGAGGCTCCAGCGGATCGGTGAATACGCCCCGGACGTCGCCCGCGCTGCAGAACAGATGCGCTCGCTCCGGCTTGGCGGCATCAAGCTCTCGGTCATGCTCACTGACGCCGAACTCCGCGAGCTCGGCGGTCGCATCGAGTTTGTCAACTTCGGCAGAGAGTGCCGCGAGGCCATCGTTTGGCTGGGCGCGGACGGCGGTAGCGGATGTCACGCCGTGCACGTGGAGTCGGGTAGCACCCTAGCCACCGCCGCACCCGGCCCCGTAGCGAACGATCCCGAGAACTCCATCTACGAGGCGGAACCGGCGGCCATCCGAGCGCACGCCCTTGGTACCCTTTGCGAGGCAGAGGGGGTCCAGGAGTGGGCAGACTCCAACGGTTTTCTCACCGGCCCAAGCGGCAAGCGTTCTCCGTGGTGGACCGAGTTCCGAGTGCTTGCGGTCACTCGGCTCGATCGCAAAGAAATCCTGTCCACACTTAACATGCTCGATGCTCGGGTCGTGGCGGTCAAACCCCGGGGGCTCGATCTCGATCCCGCTCAATGGCAGAAGCAGCTCAAAGCGTCCGGGCAACGCGCGGTGGAGCTGCTCGTGACGCGACGAGGCGGGCGTCCGGTGTGCGCCCTCTGCGAGCGTATTCAAGATTTATGAGCTTCGTGCCGACAATCTCCATAGCCGGATGAGGTTTTGCCCTCAAAAAGCTGAAGCGGATTGTCAACCATGGAACTCGAAAATCTAGAGTGTCAATTAGCGCAAGCGCAGATGAGCCGGTATCTGGCGGGAGATCAGTTGCCCGAAGACACCGTTCTGCAGCTTCAAAAGCACGTCAGTGAGTGTCCGGAATGCCAGAAGTCAGCAGAAGACAAGGCAATCTCTCTGGAGACCATGCTCACCGAGGTCCAGGCCGCGCCCGTAGAAGCGCCTGCCCTCGAAGTGACCGAGAAGGCCGCTCCTGTCCCAGACCCGCTGGAAGTAAGCGACGAGGCTCTCGCAAGTGCCATGGCAGCGCTTAACCCAGAACCGGCCCCCGAACCCCAAGCAGCGGAACCAGTCGCCGAGCCAAAGGCGAAGAAAAAGCTCGCGCTGCCCAAGTTCAGTTTTTCCCTCGACGCTCTCAAGCCGATGCTTGCTTCAAACCTGAAGCCCCTCCTCCTAGGGTTCACCCTCGGGGCGGTGCTCATCGGCATGACCGCGTTCATGAAGCGCCCGACCGCTGTGCTCGGAAACAAACTCGCCACCGCCGAGCACGAGGCTCCCGCCGAAGAGAAAGAAGCAAAGCCGAAGCACGAAGCCGCCGCTGAAGAACCGGCGCATGAAGAAACAAAGGCCGAAGAGCCCGTGAAGCACGAAGAACCTAAGCACGAAGAGCCCAAAGTGGAGACTCCGAAACATGAGGAGCACGCGACTCCCCCCGCTGACGAGCCAGAGCAGAAGTACGAAGTTGCGAAGAACGACGGCGCGGTCGTCGAGAAGACCATTGAGAACGGGAAGAAGGTCGCCCAGCGGCCGGTTGTCGAGAAGCCGACACCAAAGCCCGCACCCAAGAAGTCAGTGAGCCCAAGGCGCACGACCCGCAAATTTCACTACTCCGCACCGAAGCGACGCAAACCTGCAACGAAGCACCGCACCGTGAGCCGACCCGACCCCAAACCGGGCACTGGATACGTCAAGGTCCTTGACTGAAGGCGCGTCAAAAGCCCGGGTTCACTCGTCCTCAACTGTAGTAATCGTCATGAAGAAGTTGCCATTGATCGTTCTGCTCGCACTCGGCTTGGGCTCAGCCTGGGCCAACTCCGAGCCCGTCACGAACCC is part of the Chthonomonas sp. genome and harbors:
- a CDS encoding PEP-CTERM sorting domain-containing protein; amino-acid sequence: MKRFCFMISFLGIIFVPSAQALNLVLNPSFEETPILGFGQSDVAADESKMIRLDPATEFYTSSISGVPHWVNGLNSDQASDSGISRILGISPIEGERYAFINNWNRRFSQVLAHTVAVGETYQATVWVGSLVDDARCGRISLVAGDLNPTDADLFAPGSIILSEKTAGTASWTWFQPSVILPGVGWNRVDLIYTVLPGDAAIGKPLMISLLTEAESVGPVQFDAVSVTVVPEPASLAALGLGFVALLSRRARR
- a CDS encoding PEP-CTERM sorting domain-containing protein (PEP-CTERM proteins occur, often in large numbers, in the proteomes of bacteria that also encode an exosortase, a predicted intramembrane cysteine proteinase. The presence of a PEP-CTERM domain at a protein's C-terminus predicts cleavage within the sorting domain, followed by covalent anchoring to some some component of the (usually Gram-negative) cell surface. Many PEP-CTERM proteins exhibit an unusual sequence composition that includes large numbers of potential glycosylation sites. Expression of one such protein has been shown restore the ability of a bacterium to form floc, a type of biofilm.), whose product is MKLRYAMYGPVALTIVLLQVSSAQTLNVTQFTPSTAQGGVNIQATYDQGPSPWCPDANVRWLQRILLKRGDGTTRKDDVPGYPVGDFIDPQPTQPGGPWDNNPWYDVTYNSAADRASDTNRQGGKGKFFNDSPTGWGPFGPMYFCAWTAVVCIDTTTKKASYMGGFTWGFCVSATGGVTGIAPAALSNTAATAGIFNGALGMGPASFKEWSVIPGDQNCQLTFSSVPEPASLITVAVAMGALVLRRRARSRR
- a CDS encoding GNAT family N-acetyltransferase; amino-acid sequence: MDIENGLGFSIETLAEAFGRCFEGYVIPIQLPGVVLGELAMRDTLDLASSQIAVENSEIVGMLLVNRRGRECRVAAMAVAPSHRATGVGSELMTRMLQTSAERGDDSIVLEAIESNTGAIRFYERFGFTVQCRLIGASRSLAAGDAGRFREVRFEEMARAALGRDESGTPWEMRGATVAQMATPTRAFAVDGLYSAVFPTENGELVTRSMLLSGEDDETKLRQLLRGLEPIFPGRKFRVPIYFPEPVFGSLFEADGFEFASLAQVLMTRLASSDCI
- the ruvA gene encoding Holliday junction branch migration protein RuvA: MNRPKARYHHPVIARLRGDVIESGGGRLTMDVGGVGYEVIVPESVLVQVPPAGVSITLLIRQTFREDGTYLYGFLEPFQRRLFDLLTDVKGCGPKIALALIGELGEETVANAIATQDAKLLARATGVGPRLGERIILELRDRIQEEQFTRKITTAVVGSVPTSSGGDELIEALVALGYRRSDAEAAAAPAREEASGIQDQIRAALRLLKK
- the ruvB gene encoding Holliday junction branch migration DNA helicase RuvB; this translates as MSRENELVVPEQRTEDGVLDLSLRPRSLAEFVGQEKLKENLQVFLTAAKQRGEPLDHVLLYGPPGLGKTTIAHIAATEMGATLHVTSGPAIERAGDLVGILTNLEPGAVLFIDEIHRLNRMVEEILYPAMEDCKVDIMIGKGPAARSIRLDVPRFTVIGATTRQGLLTGPLRDRFGIVSHFQFYDESALHQIVCRSASILGYRIDEEGAHEIARRSRGTPRIANRLLRRVRDFAQVDGLESIDKASADRALGALEVDAAGLDRLDRELLRAMILKYDGGPVGLETLAATIGEDAGTIEDVYEPYLMQQGLIKRTPRGRMATAGAYAHLGIAAPKGGLFEGE
- the pdxS gene encoding pyridoxal 5'-phosphate synthase lyase subunit PdxS, encoding MPVKTWREKVGLAEMLKGGVIMDVVNPEQAKIAQDAGAIAVMALERVPADIRRDGGVARMSDPEMILGIKEVVTIPVMAKCRIGHFAEAQILESLEIDFIDESEVLTPADPDNHVDKHPFTVPFVCGARNLGEALRRCAEGAAMIRTKGEAGTGDVIEAVRHMRTIMSEIRRVANARPDELYVLAKELQAPLELVQEVHVKGRLPVPNFSAGGIATPADASLMMQLGAETVFVGSGIFKSGDPAKRARAIVEAVMFYDQPKRLAEISRNLGEPMVGINCSSLPEGELLAVRGW
- a CDS encoding zf-HC2 domain-containing protein, with the translated sequence MSRYLAGDQLPEDTVLQLQKHVSECPECQKSAEDKAISLETMLTEVQAAPVEAPALEVTEKAAPVPDPLEVSDEALASAMAALNPEPAPEPQAAEPVAEPKAKKKLALPKFSFSLDALKPMLASNLKPLLLGFTLGAVLIGMTAFMKRPTAVLGNKLATAEHEAPAEEKEAKPKHEAAAEEPAHEETKAEEPVKHEEPKHEEPKVETPKHEEHATPPADEPEQKYEVAKNDGAVVEKTIENGKKVAQRPVVEKPTPKPAPKKSVSPRRTTRKFHYSAPKRRKPATKHRTVSRPDPKPGTGYVKVLD